Within the Synergistaceae bacterium genome, the region GGTTTTGGTATATTGAAATCTGCAGGTGAAAATTTTGCCCCGCCTGATTCATACAGCAGCCAGCAGCTGACCGACTGGTTCTGCTTGATGTATTTGCGCGCCGCATCACCTGTGAGTCCAAGCTTCACCCCGCCCATGGTCTTTGCAAATTCATCAAACTTCGGATCTTTGTAAGCTTTCTCAAACGCGGCACGAAGTTTGTCAACTATTTCCTTAGGCGTATCCTTGCGGACGAACGCACCGAAAAATGCTCCCCACGGCAGATATTTTTTATATTCCTTGGGATATATCTCCATTACGGCAGGTACATCTTTCACACTTGATGATCTCTCTGTCGCTAGAAGTACAAGGCCTCTGACCGCACCTGAGTTGACAAACGAAGCGGCGGCCAGCAGCCCAACAGCAACAACGTCAATATGTCCGCCCATGAGAGCAGTTATAGCAGGGCCTTCTCCGTCGAACTGAACAAGGTTGAAGTTGGTCTTGTGGATCGCGTTGATCATTGATGTGGCAACAAAAGGAAGCCCTCCGGGTCCTGTTGAACCCATGTTCAGTTTCTTACCGGCTTTGACTGCCTCAATGAGAGATTTGTAATCCTTATACGGGGAATCCTTGGGCACAAGGACTATGCCGACGTTCGCCATGAAAAGCATAACAGGTTCAAAGTTATCATAGTCAATCTTGGAAAGTCCCGTAACTTTATACAAATTCGGGTTCTCAGCGCCAAAAAGAATACTGTATCCATCCGGCGGCAGATTCGC harbors:
- a CDS encoding tripartite tricarboxylate transporter substrate binding protein gives rise to the protein MVMKKTCITLLMLLVMAGTAFAAYPEKNIQGYIMWGAGGALDNVARAIAPAAGKYLGKTIIMQNKTGATGAIAATFVANLPPDGYSILFGAENPNLYKVTGLSKIDYDNFEPVMLFMANVGIVLVPKDSPYKDYKSLIEAVKAGKKLNMGSTGPGGLPFVATSMINAIHKTNFNLVQFDGEGPAITALMGGHIDVVAVGLLAAASFVNSGAVRGLVLLATERSSSVKDVPAVMEIYPKEYKKYLPWGAFFGAFVRKDTPKEIVDKLRAAFEKAYKDPKFDEFAKTMGGVKLGLTGDAARKYIKQNQSVSCWLLYESGGAKFSPADFNIPKPGAKK